Proteins from one Candidatus Stygibacter australis genomic window:
- a CDS encoding T9SS type A sorting domain-containing protein — MKNKIYILILILLPVYLLSTTIYVDASADPNGNGTINFPYQTINEAIDDLVDGDTIDIAAGTYTENLDFEDYYFTMIGEDPTTTIIDGNNNPASVIDLSESSSGLTEINNLTICNGSDSGINIFNRNVNIVNCIISNNQNSVNPGGGIKCYDNTQLVDYCLNIIDCIFDSNVTSVWGGGLYSTGSITNIYNCKFHDNIADDPNNNNIVHEKGGAICYLAVDGVIENTLIYDNYATHQGGAVYLIGQEVILFNIDFKFCTIVYNNASDGIGSIGGVHSTPGSSFDVSSSIFWGNSGNCQVTPGHTINYSCIEGGYYTGTGIIEDDPEFVDAANDDYTLEYYSPCIDKGNPSSAYYDPDGSYADMGCYYHEQDVYTWTYGGSVRTYIWKSFPKFFFRDSNSNTGQDIEPEYAFETWTPIPEGLDVWYENEITEYISGETDPTWSWDPDNDVCSIEGYKLRRNNGANCLLFSRGLLCERETDLTVTSANAAWLGYFLKDSQNVLDAIPDTVIRDAVLVKTQDWSISRNSTSDPWSGTPRSCKINYADCVILKTVNSHTFEWETPSRDSEPEYRPVAEHFAFNDDIDYIPIYAEFDENDIPDEVAVYVDDVCRGAQVVEDTICQICTHILEEDLGQEIEFAFWYEGRNSEKRCNSYLVYDQETGEYISGSLITGMQGIHYEVSFKDNYENVVPPEYDLNCYPNPFNPELTISFNLEETQEVKLNIYNVRGQKVKTLVSELFRPDDYNVVWMGDDNFGNKVSSGVYYIRLQVGDDIVNRKVILMK; from the coding sequence ATGAAGAATAAAATTTATATATTGATACTGATATTATTACCAGTATATTTATTATCAACTACTATTTACGTTGATGCGAGTGCAGACCCGAATGGAAATGGAACAATAAACTTTCCCTATCAGACAATTAATGAAGCCATTGATGATCTGGTTGATGGAGATACTATAGATATTGCAGCAGGAACTTACACCGAAAACTTAGACTTTGAAGATTATTATTTCACAATGATAGGGGAAGATCCTACAACCACAATTATTGATGGGAATAATAATCCCGCATCTGTTATAGATCTATCCGAAAGTTCAAGTGGTCTTACGGAAATAAACAATCTAACTATCTGTAACGGTAGCGACAGTGGTATTAACATATTTAATAGGAATGTTAATATTGTAAACTGTATTATTAGTAATAATCAAAATTCAGTTAATCCAGGAGGTGGAATTAAATGTTATGATAATACACAATTAGTTGATTATTGCCTTAATATAATAGATTGTATTTTTGATAGCAACGTGACGTCAGTATGGGGGGGAGGGCTGTATTCTACCGGTAGTATCACAAATATATATAATTGTAAATTTCATGATAATATTGCAGATGATCCTAATAACAATAATATTGTTCATGAAAAAGGGGGAGCTATTTGTTATCTTGCAGTAGATGGTGTTATTGAGAATACTCTAATTTATGATAACTATGCTACTCATCAAGGGGGCGCTGTATATCTTATTGGGCAGGAAGTTATACTATTTAATATAGATTTTAAATTTTGTACTATAGTTTATAATAATGCATCAGATGGTATAGGGAGTATAGGAGGCGTACATTCTACACCAGGAAGTTCTTTCGATGTATCTTCAAGTATATTCTGGGGAAACAGCGGAAATTGCCAAGTTACACCTGGACACACAATCAATTACTCATGTATCGAAGGTGGTTACTATACAGGTACAGGTATTATAGAAGATGATCCAGAATTTGTTGATGCAGCTAATGATGATTATACTCTTGAATACTACAGTCCCTGCATTGATAAGGGTAATCCGTCATCAGCTTACTACGATCCTGATGGGTCTTATGCAGATATGGGATGTTACTACCATGAACAGGATGTTTATACCTGGACTTATGGTGGCTCAGTTAGAACTTATATCTGGAAAAGCTTCCCTAAATTTTTTTTTAGGGATTCTAATTCTAATACCGGCCAAGATATAGAGCCTGAATATGCATTTGAGACATGGACTCCAATTCCAGAAGGACTTGATGTATGGTATGAAAATGAAATCACAGAATATATATCAGGAGAAACAGATCCGACATGGTCATGGGATCCCGATAATGATGTTTGCAGTATAGAAGGTTACAAATTACGTAGAAATAACGGCGCAAACTGCCTTTTATTTTCCAGAGGATTATTATGTGAAAGAGAAACAGATCTAACAGTGACTTCTGCAAATGCAGCCTGGCTGGGCTATTTTCTAAAAGATAGTCAAAATGTTTTGGATGCTATACCTGATACGGTTATCAGGGATGCTGTGTTGGTTAAAACGCAGGATTGGAGTATTAGTAGAAATTCTACAAGTGATCCATGGTCAGGCACACCACGTTCGTGTAAAATCAACTATGCTGATTGCGTAATTCTCAAAACCGTTAATTCTCATACTTTTGAATGGGAAACTCCCTCGCGTGATTCGGAACCGGAATATCGTCCAGTTGCTGAGCATTTTGCTTTTAATGACGATATTGATTATATTCCAATATATGCTGAGTTTGATGAAAACGACATACCAGACGAAGTTGCCGTTTATGTGGATGATGTCTGCCGGGGAGCGCAAGTAGTAGAAGATACTATTTGCCAGATTTGTACTCATATACTGGAAGAAGATCTCGGTCAGGAGATAGAGTTCGCTTTCTGGTATGAAGGAAGAAACTCGGAAAAAAGATGCAATAGTTATCTGGTATATGATCAGGAAACTGGTGAATATATATCCGGAAGCCTAATTACCGGAATGCAGGGAATTCATTATGAGGTATCATTTAAAGACAATTATGAAAACGTTGTTCCTCCTGAATATGACCTTAATTGCTATCCTAATCCCTTTAATCCGGAACTGACAATATCCTTCAATCTGGAAGAAACACAGGAAGTAAAGCTGAATATTTACAATGTCCGCGGTCAGAAAGTTAAGACTCTGGTTAGTGAGTTATTCCGTCCTGATGATTATAATGTTGTCTGGATGGGTGATGATAATTTCGGCAATAAAGTGAGCAGTGGTGTATATTACATCAGATTGCAGGTTGGTGATGATATTGTAAACCGGAAAGTGATATTGATGAAGTGA